One Natrinema longum genomic window carries:
- the cdd gene encoding cytidine deaminase — protein sequence MNELIAAARDVQDRAHVPYSDYRVGAALETADGEVFVGCNLENANFSNSLHAEEVAVAEAVKNGHREFSRLAVSSGRRDGVTPCGMCRQTLAEFCDDDLVVLCDEGESEVTEYTLGELLPNTISQDTLE from the coding sequence ATGAACGAACTGATAGCCGCCGCTCGAGACGTCCAAGACAGGGCCCACGTCCCCTACTCCGACTACCGGGTCGGTGCCGCCCTCGAGACGGCCGACGGTGAGGTCTTCGTCGGCTGCAACCTCGAGAACGCGAACTTCAGCAACAGCCTCCACGCCGAGGAGGTCGCGGTCGCGGAGGCGGTCAAAAACGGCCACCGCGAGTTCTCGCGGCTCGCCGTGAGTTCGGGCCGGCGCGACGGCGTCACCCCTTGTGGGATGTGCCGGCAGACGCTCGCGGAGTTCTGCGACGACGACCTCGTCGTACTCTGTGACGAGGGGGAAAGCGAGGTAACCGAGTACACGCTCGGCGAACTGCTGCCGAACACGATCAGTCAGGACACCCTCGAGTAG
- a CDS encoding beta-ketoacyl-ACP reductase, translating to MSMDGRTCVITGSARGIGRGIAQYLGEEGANVVINYRSSEGAAQEAVDRIESTGGSAVAARADVSDRAEVEHMLEVCHEAFGPADVLVNNAGITADKQFTEMSREEWDRVMDVNLGGMFNCTQLFYDDIWNADEGRLINISSVVGKQGNFGQANYATAKSGMFGFTRTIALELAKGGSTANCVAPGFTATDMLESVPDEVLDRIIAGIPLERLAEVEDIAAVVRFLASKDSSYVTGEVIDVNGGMDL from the coding sequence ATGTCCATGGATGGTCGTACCTGCGTCATCACAGGGTCAGCGCGGGGTATCGGTCGCGGTATCGCTCAGTACCTGGGAGAGGAAGGTGCAAACGTCGTTATCAACTACCGGTCGTCGGAGGGAGCTGCACAGGAAGCCGTCGACAGGATCGAGTCCACCGGCGGCTCCGCCGTCGCAGCCAGGGCGGATGTCTCCGATCGCGCGGAGGTCGAACACATGCTCGAGGTCTGTCACGAAGCCTTCGGTCCGGCCGACGTCCTCGTGAACAACGCCGGCATCACGGCCGACAAGCAGTTCACCGAGATGTCCCGCGAGGAGTGGGATCGGGTCATGGACGTCAACCTCGGTGGCATGTTCAACTGCACCCAGCTGTTCTACGACGACATCTGGAACGCCGACGAGGGGCGGCTGATCAACATCTCGAGCGTCGTCGGCAAACAGGGCAACTTCGGCCAGGCCAACTACGCGACCGCAAAAAGCGGCATGTTCGGCTTCACGCGGACGATCGCCCTCGAACTCGCCAAAGGCGGATCGACGGCCAACTGCGTCGCGCCCGGCTTCACCGCAACCGACATGCTCGAGAGCGTCCCCGACGAGGTCCTCGACCGGATCATCGCAGGGATTCCACTCGAGCGACTTGCGGAAGTCGAGGACATCGCCGCAGTGGTCCGATTCCTCGCGAGCAAGGACTCCTCGTACGTTACCGGCGAAGTGATCGACGTCAACGGCGGAATGGATCTCTGA
- a CDS encoding nucleoside phosphorylase produces the protein MARNSEDPNADVQYHLEVGPEDVAETALLPGNPERLEKIVAFWDDHEIRGHHREYRTATGSYEGTPISVTSTGIGSPSAAIAVEELARVGVDTFVRVGSCGAIQPGMAVGDLVITTGAVRQEGTSDEYVRADYPATADQEVVSALVAAAERLGYDYHTGVTMSSDSFYAGQGRPGFGGFEAAGADDLVEELKAANVANIEMEASAILTLANLYGLRAGAVCTVYANRETGEFRTEGESRAAETATLATHLLAKMDAVKREAGADRWHAGLSLE, from the coding sequence ATGGCTCGCAACAGCGAAGACCCGAACGCCGACGTACAGTATCACCTCGAGGTCGGTCCCGAGGACGTGGCCGAGACCGCCCTCCTGCCGGGCAACCCCGAACGACTCGAGAAGATCGTGGCGTTCTGGGACGACCACGAGATCCGCGGCCACCATCGCGAGTACCGAACGGCGACCGGTAGTTACGAGGGGACGCCGATCTCGGTCACCTCGACGGGCATCGGCAGCCCGTCGGCGGCGATCGCCGTCGAGGAACTGGCTCGCGTCGGCGTCGATACGTTCGTTCGGGTCGGCTCCTGTGGGGCGATCCAGCCGGGGATGGCCGTCGGCGATCTGGTGATCACCACCGGCGCGGTCCGTCAGGAGGGGACCAGCGACGAGTACGTCCGGGCCGATTATCCGGCCACTGCGGATCAAGAGGTCGTCTCGGCGCTGGTCGCCGCCGCCGAGCGTCTCGGGTACGACTACCACACCGGCGTCACGATGAGTTCGGACTCGTTCTACGCCGGCCAGGGACGACCGGGGTTCGGCGGGTTCGAAGCCGCCGGTGCCGACGACCTGGTCGAGGAACTCAAAGCGGCCAACGTCGCGAACATCGAGATGGAGGCCAGCGCCATCCTCACGCTGGCGAACCTGTATGGCCTCCGTGCCGGCGCGGTCTGTACCGTCTACGCCAACCGCGAAACCGGCGAGTTCAGAACCGAGGGCGAATCCCGCGCCGCCGAAACCGCAACGCTCGCGACGCACCTGCTCGCGAAGATGGACGCCGTCAAACGCGAGGCCGGCGCGGATCGCTGGCACGCCGGCCTCTCGCTCGAGTAG
- a CDS encoding ABC transporter ATP-binding protein yields MSTPSDPNARIKPAVAATGLDRDAVLATEALTKRFGGLTAVDSVDFTVDEGELRCLIGPNGAGKSTLLELITGQLSPTEGSVYFDGIDITDMPSHERIDAGLSVKFQSPHIYEALTVAQNLQIPLQRTDRADVDSAIRETLAEVGLADRAETPAGDLSHGQQQRLEIGMATTLEPTLMLLDEPVAGMSVEETASVAELIRSLNDDGMAFVVIEHDMEFVRKISDRVTVLNQGAIFQQGSIEEIEADEDVQRIYLGEDA; encoded by the coding sequence GTGAGCACACCGAGCGATCCGAACGCCAGAATCAAACCCGCCGTGGCCGCGACGGGTCTCGATCGCGATGCGGTGCTGGCGACGGAGGCCCTCACCAAACGCTTCGGCGGATTGACCGCCGTCGATAGCGTCGACTTCACGGTCGACGAAGGTGAGTTGCGGTGTCTCATCGGCCCCAACGGTGCCGGGAAGAGCACGCTGCTCGAGTTGATCACTGGACAGCTCTCGCCGACCGAGGGGAGCGTCTACTTCGACGGGATCGATATCACCGACATGCCGTCGCACGAACGGATCGACGCGGGCCTCAGCGTGAAGTTCCAGTCACCCCATATTTACGAAGCCCTCACCGTCGCCCAGAACCTGCAGATCCCGCTCCAGCGAACTGACCGCGCCGACGTCGACTCGGCGATCCGGGAGACCCTCGCGGAAGTCGGTCTCGCCGACCGGGCCGAGACGCCCGCCGGCGACCTCTCGCACGGGCAACAACAGCGCCTCGAGATCGGGATGGCGACGACGCTCGAGCCGACGCTAATGTTGCTCGACGAGCCCGTCGCGGGGATGTCGGTCGAGGAGACCGCGAGCGTCGCGGAGTTGATACGGTCGCTCAACGACGACGGCATGGCCTTCGTCGTCATCGAACACGACATGGAGTTCGTCCGCAAGATCTCCGATCGGGTGACGGTGCTGAACCAGGGGGCGATCTTCCAGCAAGGCTCCATCGAGGAGATCGAGGCGGACGAAGACGTCCAGCGCATCTACCTGGGTGAAGACGCATGA
- a CDS encoding DUF4330 family protein, translating into MPLIDDEGNLFGVVNVIDALAVVLLLAVIVAGIAFVGVLGNGEPETRYATVDLGGQPDYVADRVSEGDTVRVDGSSHNLTVTDVYVTPAMASNSGNQSQVTVRTKINGETVEVDDRDERVFKYAGERLRVGAEVAMDTDDYTTTGRLTSLESDGSSLTVDETPVLLESTISDRTAEEISENDTVTLGSYTTATITNVRLYPIGGDRYRALVGTELNTHQQGSMPTYGGQTVTVGSQINLSPDGYDLNGEVVRRGSDQEIGNSTTINAEIEIENIQPAVADEFSVGMTETVRDETLVTIQSVDTEAADTVLESESGEIYLREHPKNKDVTLSVELQTRRTDTGVRFHGDSLRTGDSVVLDFGTTTVSGTVTQIE; encoded by the coding sequence ATGCCGCTGATCGACGACGAGGGTAACCTCTTCGGCGTCGTCAACGTCATCGACGCTCTCGCAGTCGTCCTCCTGCTTGCCGTCATCGTCGCGGGAATCGCGTTCGTCGGGGTACTCGGCAACGGCGAACCCGAAACCAGGTACGCTACTGTCGATCTCGGCGGGCAACCCGATTATGTCGCCGATCGCGTGAGCGAAGGGGATACCGTCAGGGTCGACGGCTCCTCGCACAACCTCACGGTGACCGATGTCTACGTCACGCCCGCGATGGCCAGCAACAGCGGAAACCAGTCACAGGTGACGGTTCGCACAAAGATCAACGGCGAGACCGTCGAGGTCGACGACAGGGACGAACGGGTCTTCAAATACGCCGGCGAACGACTTCGCGTCGGGGCAGAGGTCGCGATGGATACTGACGACTACACCACCACTGGTCGTCTGACGAGTCTCGAGTCCGACGGATCGTCCCTCACGGTCGATGAGACGCCGGTCTTGCTCGAGTCGACGATCTCGGACCGGACGGCGGAGGAAATCAGCGAAAACGATACCGTCACGCTCGGCTCGTATACCACGGCAACGATAACGAACGTCCGGTTGTACCCGATCGGTGGAGATCGGTATCGGGCGCTCGTCGGAACTGAACTCAACACTCACCAACAGGGATCGATGCCGACCTACGGTGGCCAGACAGTCACCGTCGGGAGCCAGATCAACCTGAGTCCTGATGGATACGATCTCAACGGTGAAGTAGTCCGACGCGGGTCCGATCAGGAGATCGGCAACTCGACGACGATCAACGCCGAGATCGAAATCGAGAATATCCAGCCCGCGGTCGCGGACGAGTTCAGCGTGGGCATGACCGAGACCGTCCGCGATGAGACGTTGGTCACGATCCAGTCGGTCGACACTGAGGCGGCCGATACCGTCCTCGAGAGCGAGAGCGGAGAGATCTACCTCCGCGAGCATCCGAAGAACAAGGACGTCACGCTTTCCGTCGAGTTACAGACGCGACGGACCGACACTGGCGTGCGATTCCACGGTGACTCGCTCCGGACCGGCGATAGCGTGGTCCTCGACTTCGGGACGACGACCGTCAGCGGAACGGTCACACAGATAGAGTAG
- a CDS encoding metal-dependent hydrolase: MADLLSHVLLAYAGCTIAGWYRPIPDRWIAVVMVGAVLPDLNRMTLLVASGTLEAILGVPFDLDALSTLGGAIVLAGMGAMVVADRHRRTFTALLAGALSHLVVDGVKTYADGAAGAWLYPFTWARHPTPSLYVSSDPVVLISVGLLAGTVAGIDRYGRRSDETETDPRPQEES; encoded by the coding sequence GTGGCTGATCTCCTCTCCCACGTCCTCCTCGCGTACGCGGGCTGTACGATCGCGGGCTGGTACCGCCCGATCCCGGATCGGTGGATCGCCGTCGTGATGGTCGGCGCGGTTCTGCCGGACCTCAACCGAATGACGTTGCTCGTCGCGAGCGGGACGCTCGAGGCGATCCTCGGCGTTCCGTTCGATCTCGACGCGCTGTCGACGCTCGGGGGAGCGATCGTCCTCGCGGGGATGGGTGCGATGGTCGTCGCCGACAGGCACCGACGGACGTTCACCGCGCTGCTCGCAGGTGCGCTCTCACACCTCGTCGTCGACGGCGTCAAGACCTACGCCGACGGCGCTGCCGGGGCGTGGCTCTACCCGTTCACGTGGGCCCGCCATCCGACGCCGAGTCTGTACGTCTCGTCGGATCCCGTCGTTCTCATCTCTGTTGGACTCCTTGCAGGAACTGTTGCTGGCATCGATCGGTACGGGAGACGGTCCGATGAGACCGAAACTGATCCTCGACCGCAGGAGGAATCGTAG
- a CDS encoding AbrB/MazE/SpoVT family DNA-binding domain-containing protein translates to MTDDSDRSPWFPPAMFTEQMQEAGEQVAESQQEMMKQLLQATSANPLENTSAFGPMNMGTATFKARVQSGGRISIPGPEREALDIEEGDIVQTIVVPVKRNREDQS, encoded by the coding sequence ATGACGGACGACTCCGACCGATCGCCCTGGTTCCCGCCTGCGATGTTTACAGAGCAGATGCAGGAAGCGGGCGAGCAGGTCGCCGAATCCCAGCAGGAGATGATGAAACAGTTGCTGCAGGCCACGTCGGCGAATCCGCTCGAGAACACGTCGGCCTTCGGGCCCATGAACATGGGCACGGCCACGTTCAAGGCCCGCGTCCAGAGCGGCGGTCGGATCAGCATCCCCGGCCCCGAACGGGAAGCCCTCGACATCGAAGAGGGCGACATCGTCCAGACGATCGTCGTCCCCGTCAAACGCAACCGAGAGGACCAATCATGA
- a CDS encoding MaoC family dehydratase encodes MSHQNAGEDNLTAMTDAWSAMTRGFLRTATAANRAAVSAMLPSTTAENGSNSNRIAPSIPSIDYSDLDWQFDRTVDDPDGISVGDTVTFEKVLSDQDVRAFAAVSGDTNRLHLDEEFASDTRFGERIVHGTLVSGLISSALARLPGLTIYLSQDLEFSGPVGIGDRVSARVEIVEDLGNDQYRLETVVRDEDDDVTVIDGEAVVLIDDLPAE; translated from the coding sequence ATGTCCCACCAGAACGCTGGCGAAGACAACCTTACCGCCATGACGGACGCATGGTCGGCCATGACGCGGGGGTTCCTTCGAACCGCCACTGCTGCGAATCGAGCGGCAGTTTCTGCGATGCTCCCGTCCACCACTGCCGAAAACGGATCGAATAGCAACAGAATCGCCCCGTCGATCCCGTCGATCGACTACTCCGACCTCGACTGGCAGTTCGATCGCACCGTCGACGATCCGGACGGGATCAGCGTCGGCGATACGGTCACCTTCGAGAAGGTCCTCAGCGACCAGGACGTGCGAGCGTTCGCCGCCGTCAGCGGCGACACGAACCGTCTTCACCTCGACGAGGAGTTCGCGTCCGACACCCGCTTCGGCGAACGCATCGTCCACGGCACGCTCGTCTCCGGACTCATCAGCTCCGCGCTGGCTCGCCTTCCCGGGCTCACTATCTATCTCTCCCAGGACCTCGAGTTCAGCGGCCCGGTCGGTATCGGCGACCGAGTATCCGCTCGCGTCGAAATCGTCGAAGACCTCGGTAACGACCAGTACCGACTCGAGACGGTCGTCCGCGACGAGGACGACGACGTGACCGTGATCGACGGCGAGGCCGTCGTCTTGATCGACGACCTGCCCGCCGAATAG
- a CDS encoding DUF488 family protein, translating to MARGTLTDTYVAALQHDLADLPADATRVGVVRQPTSWFHAAVDENRPALGPPTELLESMRDREEDMKMQGLCEEGAHNAAWDQVGFGAAYREYLETDDAQAALAALDGRLAAGESLALVCYENTEKKRCHRTILREFLESEA from the coding sequence ATGGCACGCGGGACGCTCACGGATACCTACGTCGCCGCGCTACAGCACGATCTGGCCGACCTGCCGGCGGACGCGACCCGCGTCGGCGTTGTTCGCCAGCCAACGTCGTGGTTTCACGCTGCCGTCGACGAGAACCGGCCGGCACTCGGCCCGCCGACCGAACTGCTCGAGTCGATGCGCGACCGCGAGGAGGACATGAAGATGCAGGGGCTCTGTGAGGAAGGGGCCCACAACGCCGCGTGGGACCAAGTCGGGTTCGGCGCGGCCTATCGGGAGTACCTCGAGACGGACGACGCGCAGGCGGCCCTCGCGGCGCTGGACGGTCGGCTGGCGGCCGGCGAATCGCTGGCGCTGGTCTGTTACGAAAACACCGAGAAGAAACGCTGTCACCGGACTATTTTGCGTGAGTTCCTCGAGTCGGAGGCGTGA
- a CDS encoding poly(R)-hydroxyalkanoic acid synthase subunit: MTDSQPQSQNWNAFVEQWNEQFLEALEDNMEAQAQFVESWSETVGEMSDEEEFSDGVEGYARAYETWMNASQQMVDRMNDQLEGEDVDIEEFRDIWLNTSNEAFKEIMSTTAFAKMTGETVGDVLELQEQADEAAEETLHTLGFATEGDVVEIGDRLVELERRQHAVEEKLDRVLEHLEEQ; this comes from the coding sequence ATGACAGATTCACAGCCCCAGTCACAAAACTGGAACGCGTTCGTCGAACAGTGGAACGAACAATTCCTCGAGGCCCTCGAGGACAACATGGAGGCCCAGGCCCAGTTCGTCGAGAGCTGGTCCGAGACGGTCGGTGAGATGAGCGACGAGGAGGAATTCTCCGACGGCGTCGAGGGATACGCCCGCGCCTACGAGACGTGGATGAACGCCTCCCAGCAGATGGTCGACCGGATGAACGACCAACTCGAGGGGGAAGACGTCGACATCGAGGAGTTCCGCGACATCTGGCTCAACACGTCCAACGAGGCGTTCAAGGAGATCATGTCGACGACGGCCTTCGCCAAGATGACCGGCGAAACCGTCGGCGACGTCCTCGAACTCCAGGAACAGGCCGACGAAGCCGCCGAGGAGACGCTACACACTCTCGGCTTCGCGACGGAGGGCGACGTCGTCGAAATCGGCGACCGACTCGTCGAACTCGAGCGCCGCCAACACGCCGTCGAGGAGAAACTCGACCGCGTTCTCGAACACCTAGAGGAGCAATGA
- the phaC gene encoding class III poly(R)-hydroxyalkanoic acid synthase subunit PhaC encodes MKNPYATVLDMQRQAWEATADLAEKTRVAPERTETIETVEVGATPSEVVYEENKLELLHYEPMTEEQHDIPILIVYALINKPYILDLQPDRSVVQTLLEAGFDVYLIDWGEPSKLDRSLSLDDYVNRYIDNCVDVVRERSGQDSINILGYCMGGTKSAMYASLYPEKVENLALMAAGLCFTGDGGVLELWGGEEYYDPDRVTDTFDNVPAEFLDVGFALMDPVANNVTKYVRFYDNVEDEDFVENFARMERWLDEGIDVAGEAYEEFIRDIYQDNKLYENELYLGGEHVDLTNIDMPVLQIVAEYDHLIPPAASKPFNDVIASDDTEILEFATGHIGMSVSSRSHAELWPDVCEWFEERSNGTDADAELETPAAEEPDASLTEDVAGDESGTADLADGGSSTEARSETDLDAETSELHGTDRSAEEIVERGEEDVQEEPAAPGEMTVDEDVVEEVAGEDAASEIESETDDLTDLRGIGDAYAADLTAAGIETFDALAAADVAELAAETGIAPSRIEDWIEQAREQ; translated from the coding sequence ATGAAAAACCCATACGCGACCGTTCTGGACATGCAACGGCAGGCCTGGGAGGCGACGGCCGACCTCGCCGAGAAGACGCGGGTCGCCCCCGAGCGGACCGAAACGATCGAGACCGTCGAGGTCGGAGCGACGCCAAGCGAGGTCGTCTACGAGGAAAACAAACTCGAGCTCCTCCACTACGAGCCGATGACCGAGGAGCAACACGACATCCCCATCCTCATCGTCTACGCGCTGATCAACAAGCCGTACATCCTCGATCTCCAGCCGGATCGGTCCGTGGTCCAGACGCTGCTCGAGGCCGGGTTCGACGTCTACCTGATCGACTGGGGCGAGCCCTCGAAGCTGGACCGCTCGCTGTCGCTGGACGATTACGTCAACCGGTACATCGACAACTGCGTCGACGTCGTCCGCGAACGCTCCGGGCAGGACTCGATCAACATCCTCGGCTACTGCATGGGCGGCACGAAGTCGGCCATGTACGCCTCGCTGTACCCCGAAAAGGTCGAGAACCTGGCGCTGATGGCCGCCGGACTCTGCTTTACCGGCGACGGCGGCGTCCTCGAGCTTTGGGGTGGCGAGGAGTACTACGACCCCGACCGTGTCACGGACACCTTCGACAACGTCCCCGCGGAGTTCCTCGACGTCGGCTTCGCGCTGATGGACCCCGTCGCGAACAACGTGACGAAGTACGTCCGATTCTACGACAACGTCGAAGACGAGGACTTCGTCGAGAACTTCGCCCGGATGGAACGCTGGCTCGACGAGGGGATCGACGTCGCGGGGGAGGCCTACGAGGAGTTCATCCGCGACATCTACCAGGACAACAAGCTCTACGAAAACGAGCTGTACCTGGGCGGCGAGCACGTCGATCTCACGAACATCGACATGCCCGTCCTCCAGATCGTCGCCGAGTACGACCACCTCATCCCGCCGGCGGCCTCCAAACCGTTCAACGACGTGATCGCCTCGGATGACACCGAGATCCTCGAGTTCGCGACGGGCCACATCGGCATGTCGGTCTCCTCGCGGAGCCACGCCGAACTCTGGCCCGACGTCTGTGAGTGGTTCGAGGAGCGCTCGAACGGGACGGACGCCGACGCCGAACTGGAGACGCCAGCCGCCGAGGAACCGGACGCTTCCCTCACGGAAGACGTCGCGGGCGACGAATCGGGGACGGCAGACCTCGCGGACGGCGGCTCGAGCACCGAGGCACGTTCCGAGACCGATCTCGACGCCGAGACCAGCGAACTCCACGGCACGGATCGGTCGGCGGAAGAGATCGTCGAGCGCGGCGAAGAAGACGTTCAGGAGGAGCCCGCAGCGCCCGGCGAGATGACCGTCGACGAGGACGTCGTCGAGGAAGTCGCCGGCGAGGACGCCGCGTCCGAGATCGAGTCCGAAACCGACGATTTGACCGATCTACGGGGTATCGGTGACGCCTACGCCGCGGACCTCACTGCCGCAGGGATCGAAACGTTCGACGCCCTCGCGGCAGCCGACGTGGCGGAGCTCGCCGCCGAAACCGGCATCGCCCCGAGCCGCATCGAAGACTGGATCGAACAGGCTCGAGAGCAGTAG
- a CDS encoding phosphomannomutase, which yields MTLFGTAGIRGPVTEVSPSLALSVGQAAGDSGETFVIGRDGRETGPALAAAMEAGLESAGADVRRVGAVPTPALAFASQGRRGVMLTASHNPPADNGIKLFVDGVEYDSDAERTIDDRVASDDSRLAPWDEWGDSERLAVLEGYRSAVDRYVHEQFADRSRDDHLGEVSASDPLSGLRIAVDCGNGVGALATPQVLERLGATVVAVNASVDGHFPGRESKPTPETLSEFTAFLGSGEFDLGLAHDGDADRLVVLGPDGDVIHEDTILAVVAAHYTAASDADDPVVVTTPNASARIDERVREAGGRVERVRLGSLHEGIARERSRGTPDTELAFAAEPWKHIHTAFGGWIDGVVSAAVVAALVAAAGDTETLREPVTERPYRKVSVECPDPAKADAMATLETTLPEAFPEAAVETEYGVRLEFADASWLLVRPSGTEPYVRLYAESDAVDELVADARTVIEAAVEDRR from the coding sequence ATGACGCTGTTTGGGACCGCAGGAATCCGTGGTCCGGTCACGGAGGTATCGCCGTCGCTGGCACTGTCCGTCGGCCAGGCCGCCGGCGATTCCGGCGAGACGTTCGTCATCGGCCGCGACGGTCGAGAGACGGGACCGGCGCTCGCGGCGGCGATGGAAGCCGGCCTCGAGAGCGCCGGCGCGGACGTTCGCCGCGTCGGAGCGGTGCCGACGCCAGCACTCGCCTTCGCCTCGCAGGGACGACGTGGCGTGATGCTCACCGCGAGTCACAATCCGCCCGCGGACAACGGCATCAAGCTCTTCGTCGACGGCGTCGAGTACGATAGCGACGCCGAACGGACCATCGACGACCGGGTCGCCAGCGACGACTCCCGGCTCGCTCCCTGGGACGAGTGGGGTGACTCCGAGCGCCTCGCAGTGCTCGAGGGGTATCGATCCGCCGTCGACCGCTACGTTCACGAGCAGTTCGCGGATCGGAGCCGGGACGACCACCTTGGGGAGGTGTCCGCGAGCGATCCCCTCTCGGGACTGCGAATCGCCGTCGACTGCGGGAACGGCGTCGGCGCGCTCGCGACGCCGCAGGTCCTCGAACGCCTCGGCGCGACGGTCGTCGCGGTCAACGCGTCCGTCGACGGCCACTTCCCGGGTCGGGAGAGCAAGCCCACGCCGGAGACGCTGTCGGAGTTCACCGCGTTCCTCGGGAGTGGCGAGTTCGACCTCGGTCTGGCACACGACGGCGACGCCGACCGCCTCGTCGTGTTGGGCCCGGACGGCGACGTGATCCACGAGGACACGATCCTCGCCGTGGTCGCGGCTCACTATACGGCAGCCAGCGACGCCGACGATCCCGTCGTCGTCACCACGCCCAACGCCTCCGCACGCATCGACGAGCGGGTTCGTGAGGCCGGCGGCCGGGTCGAACGCGTCCGTCTCGGATCGCTTCACGAGGGGATCGCACGGGAGCGCTCCCGTGGCACCCCCGATACCGAACTCGCCTTCGCCGCCGAACCCTGGAAGCACATCCACACCGCGTTCGGCGGCTGGATCGACGGCGTCGTCAGCGCCGCGGTCGTCGCCGCACTCGTCGCCGCTGCCGGCGACACCGAGACGCTTCGCGAGCCGGTCACCGAACGGCCGTACCGAAAGGTCAGCGTCGAGTGTCCGGACCCGGCCAAAGCCGACGCCATGGCCACCCTCGAGACGACCCTTCCCGAGGCGTTCCCCGAGGCCGCGGTCGAGACGGAGTACGGCGTCCGCCTCGAGTTCGCGGACGCCTCGTGGCTCCTCGTCCGCCCGAGCGGAACGGAACCGTACGTGCGCCTCTACGCGGAGAGCGACGCCGTCGACGAGCTCGTCGCCGACGCGCGAACGGTCATCGAAGCAGCGGTCGAGGACCGGCGGTAG
- a CDS encoding ABC transporter ATP-binding protein: MSLEMTTVTAGYEGTPILRDVSCHVAQGEIVGVMGKNGVGKTTLLKTIMGLLEPDSGSVRYGDADLTDRSADERAGFGIGYVPQGRDVFPGLTVEENLLIGENVGSGDETLYDRVYEYFPILEERAGQDAETMSGGQQQMLAIGRALVGDPDLLLVDEPSEGVQPSIVQSITEDLARINDDLGTTILFVEQNLSVIQNLADRCYAMDKGRIVNELDDTDIENREKLAEHLVV; the protein is encoded by the coding sequence ATGAGCCTCGAGATGACGACCGTTACCGCCGGCTACGAGGGCACGCCGATCCTCCGTGACGTCAGTTGCCACGTCGCACAAGGCGAAATCGTCGGCGTCATGGGCAAGAACGGCGTCGGCAAGACGACCCTGTTGAAGACGATTATGGGACTGCTCGAGCCCGATTCCGGCTCGGTTCGGTACGGTGACGCCGACCTCACCGACCGGTCCGCCGACGAGCGCGCCGGCTTCGGTATCGGCTACGTTCCCCAAGGACGAGACGTCTTCCCGGGGTTGACCGTCGAGGAAAACCTCCTGATCGGCGAGAACGTCGGGAGCGGCGACGAGACGCTGTACGACCGCGTCTACGAGTATTTCCCGATCCTCGAGGAGCGGGCCGGTCAGGACGCCGAGACGATGAGCGGCGGCCAACAGCAGATGCTCGCGATCGGTCGCGCACTCGTCGGTGACCCCGACTTGCTGCTGGTCGACGAACCCTCCGAGGGCGTCCAGCCTTCGATCGTCCAGTCCATTACCGAGGATCTCGCACGCATCAACGACGACCTCGGGACGACGATCCTGTTCGTCGAGCAGAACCTCTCGGTCATCCAGAACCTGGCGGACCGCTGCTACGCGATGGATAAGGGGCGTATCGTAAACGAACTCGACGACACGGACATCGAGAACCGCGAGAAACTGGCGGAGCATCTCGTGGTGTGA